The sequence TGCAACTATCAGGTGGGTTTTGCCCGCGCCGAAACGCTTCAGGGTCCCTGGCAAAAATACGCCGGCAATCCCGTATTGGTCAGTAACGACAGCTGGAAATGCCCTGGTCACGGAACGGTCGTCACGACGCCGGACAATCGGTATTTCTATTTGCATCACGCCTACAATGGCGTCGATTTTACCAACACCGGGCGGCAGGGCGTACTCAGTGAATTGGTTTGGGATGAAAAGACCCTTTGGCCTTCGTTCCTGAACGGGACCGCCACACCCACCGAAGCCAAATCACCCACGGGAGCCTTGCAGAAAAAGAACACTGATCTGGCAATTGATTTTGGTAAAAATACGGCAGATATAGCCTGGGTATGGGATGTAAGCCGTCCTAAACCCGTATTTACTATCGGAGATGGTCAGTTGCAACTGGCCAACTCGACACCGGGCACATCGGGCAGTTTTCTGGGGTTGGTTCTAAAAAAAGGGACATACACCTTTTCTGCGGGCATTAATCCACAAGCCGATTTGCTCCAAAGCATATGCCTGTATGGAGACGCCAGTAATGCGCTGGGCCTGGGGGTTCGTAAAGGTTCACTCGAACTCTGGCAAATCAAAGAGGGGGTTCGATCGGTGTTGAAAACACAGCCAATTCCCGAAAACACGTCTGCTGTTCAGCTACAGGTACGCAGCCGTTCAGGCTCGTCTTATGAATTCGGCTGGGCAGCCAAAGGAGGCCCGATGAACCAGCTGCCTATTGATAATCAACCCAATGGCTCATTTTTACCCCGTTGGGACCGGGCACCACGCATAGGTATTAGTGTTTCGGGCGAACAGAAAGGCAGTAGCCGAATTCAGTCGCTGGCGATGCAGTACAACTAAGCCGATAAGATTAACTAGACTTTACAGAACTTCGTCCAAAGCCATGCCACCGCACGGTGCGTGGTTAGTTTTTACATCAGTAGTAACCGTGGCACGACTTTTGGCAAAAGTCGTGTATACTTGAAAATCGCAGGTAAAAACGATCGGTCTGCTGTTAAACACACATGCTTCCAGCATACAAGCTCTACGGTGTTTATTTTCGAATTCATAACTCACGTTAATAATAGTATTATTTTGCGTAATCTAACCCCATAAGAACCTTATCGTATTCAACTTCAATTCCCTATGGATGGTAGCATTGTCATAAGTATCGTCATTGCCTTTCTGGTTGTGCGGTGGTTTCGTCGATTTATGAATACGGCCACCTACCTTCCCCAGTGGGATAATGTGCTGAAGCAAAGCTGGCTAGTTTTTATTGTTTTTATTGTCATCGGGCAATTGTTTTCGATCAAGGACAGCCATTTAAATGATTGGTATCTTTTTATCACGTTCAGTGGCGTGGTCGTCGCTCTGTTTATGATGCGCTCCTATCGACCGGCCCGAACGTTATTATTGGCAGTCATACCGTTTATGTTCTGCTTTTTAGTTTCTACACTGTTGGAAAGTATTGTACCCTCATTTGCCAAACAATACGGTGATTTGCTTGATTCGTCGAAGGTATTTGCCAGTATCTGGTTATTTACGTTCGTTATTATTGCCCGTAATCAGAAAAAAACAATAGAGGCCGATCGGTTGAAGCAGGAAGCAGAAGCCGAACGCACCCGGATGATCGAAGCGCAGAACGCTGACCTTGAACAGCTTGTGCAGGCCCGTACGGCAGAACTAATGGGGCAAAAGGAAGAACTACAGCAAGCACTTGTCCATTTGCAGGCCGCACAAAATCAGCTCATTCAGTCCGAAAAAATGGCGTCATTGGGAGAGCTTACCGCCGGTATTGCTCATGAGATTCAGAACCCTCTGAACTTTGTCAACAACTTTGCCGAAGTCTCCGTCGAATTGGTCGACGAACTCAAGGAAGAATTGGCAAAACCTGAAATAGATAAAGATTACATTCTGGATTTAGCCGATAACCTGACCCTTAGTCAACAGAAAATCAATCATCATGGCCGTCGGGCCGATGCCATTGTGAAGGCCATGCTCCAACACTCCAGGAGTAGCACCGATGAACGTCAACTCATCGACATCAATGCGCTTTGTGATGAGTTTCTTCGGTTGTCCTACCATGGATTGCGGGCGAAGGACAAAGAGTTCAATGCCGAATTAGTTACTCAATTTGACCCTAAAGCCGATAAGATAATGGCCGCCGGGCAAGAAATGGGCCGGGTGTTGCTCAATCTGTTCAACAATGCCTTTTATTCTGTTTCTGAGAAGAAAAAACGAAAAATCGGGCCAGCCGATTACATGCCTCTGGTACAGGTTGGTACGAAACGCCTTTCTGATCAGATCGAGATTCGGGTCAGAGACAATGGGCTTGGCATTCCGCAGGAGGTCCTCGATAAAATCTATCAGCCTTTTTTTACGACCAAACCAACCGGAGAAGGTACTGGATTGGGGTTATCTCTTTCGTATGACATCATTACGAAGGGACACAATGGCACGCTTAAGGTGAACACAAGTGAAAACGAGTTTGCCGAATTTGTGATTACTCTACCGGCATCTGACGGAATCAGCGTATCTTAGATCATAAAATCGCCTTACATGAAGATATTAGTGGTCGATGACGAAACGGATATTCAACCATTGTTTGAGCAACGGTTCAGACGGGAAATCCGAAGCGGTACTATGACATTTACGTTCGCCAACTCGGGCGAATCTGCCCTGGCTTATTTAGCGCAAAAAGGAACCGAAGCTGTCCTTATCCTGTCCGATATCAACATGCCTGGCATGAGTGGTCTGGAACTGTTGCGCCGGATTCGGAAGAGCCCTGTCGTTCCATCACCCATCGTCATGATGATTACGGCCTACGGCGACCAGCAGAATCATGATCAGGCCATACGCGATGGAGCCGATGATTTTTTAACCAAACCAATCGATTTTGCCGAGTTGAAAAATAAACTCAGCCAGTTGAATCCGTTATGAGTACAAAAATATTGGTGGTCGATGACGAAACTGACCTCGAATTGCTGATCAAACAGAAGTTCAGACGTAAGATTCGTGAGAATGCGTATGAATTTATCTTCGCCAGCAATGGTCAGGAAGCACTAACTAAATTAGCAGAACACCCTGATGTCGAGATCGTTTTAAGCGACCTTAACATGCCAATTATGGATGGGCTTACGCTGCTGACAAAACTTCCGGCACTGAATGCAATTTTGAAGGCAGTTGTTGTATCAGCCTATGGGGATATGAATAACATCCGCACTGCCATGAACCGGGGGGCTTTCGATTTTGTCATGAAACCGGTTGATTTTTCTGACCTGGAAATAACGATTGAAAAAACCATAAGTTATGTCGCGCAGGTACGCGAAACGCTTCGTGCCATTCAGGAAAACAATATCCTGAAAATGTATGTAGACGAAACGGTGATCAACTTTATGGCCCGGCCCGAGTTCGAAAATAGCTTATTGGTGAGCGAAATCGTTGAGGCCACAGTCGTTTTTTTTGATATCTGTGGGTTCACTGCAATCTCCGAAAAGCTACCTCCCGATCAGGTCGTTAACTTACTGAATACATATTTCGACCAGATCGTAAAAGGAGTCATTGCCCAGGGCGGCTACGTCGATAAATTTATGGGTGATGCCGTGATGGCTGTTTTCCGGGGAACTCACCACCTCGACCGTGCCATTGATGCGGCTCTGGCCGTGCGGCAACAGATTCAGACCAATCAGGCACAGCTATCAGAAGGTATTCAATTTCAACCGAGCGTGTCTACGGGTATTAATACAGGAGAGATGGTTTCAGGAAATATTGGATCGGCATCGCTCCGGCGGCTGGATTATACGGTTATCGGCGATACGGTCAATTTGGCGCAGCGGCTTCAGTCAGTGGCCAAACCCAATCAGATTTTAATCAACGAGTCTACCTATCAGCGCATTAAGGAATCGTTTCAGTGCGAAAAAGTTGGCGAAGTAAACCTGAAAAACAAAGCCAACCCCGTTACTATTTACGAAGTACTGGCTTAGTTAAAGGTTACATTTTTTATAAAGTTAACCCTAGCTTTGTGACCAAGTACGGTATCGATCATTCAGGAAAACGGCTATTCTATGAACTACCAGGCTGCCGAACACTACATCCTGCATCAGTTGAGGACAAACCTGTCGCCAACACTCTATTATCATGGTGTTCATCACACACTGGACGTAGTACAGGCGGCCCGTCGCCTGGCCGAAGCGGAAAGAATTGATGACGAAGAGTCCGTCGAGTTGCTGCATACAGCGGCCTGTTTTCACGATGCCGGTTTTCTGACTACTTATCAGGGACATGAAGAAAAAGGAGGCTTGATTGCCAGGGAGGTTCTGCCGCGTTATAATTACCTGCCCCAGCAGATCGAGATTATTTGTGGAATGATTATGGCCACCCGAATTCCACAAACACCCCTCACTCAGCTAGAGCGAATTATATGCGATGCCGATCTTGATTATCTTGGTCGCGACGACTTCGAACCCATTGCCGATTCGCTTTTTCAGGAACTCCAGGCCCGGAATATGGTGACCAGCAAGCCGGCCTGGAACCGCATACAGGTTCAGTTTCTGGAAAAACACCACTATTGGACCACGACTGCTATTGCCTGGCGTCAGGCTACCAAGCAGCAATGGCTCGACAAATTGCGAACCATTGTCGAATCAGAAACGAATCTGGCTAATTAAGTGTACTTGTATCAGGGGCAACCAATCAGGCCGACGCGGATAAATCCCGAAGGAGTTCATTCTGTCGGCGTAACCGCTGGCACAACGCCCTTATAATGTTTTGCAGGACTTCGCCCCGCTCTTCCATCAGGTCGTAGAAATCGTCGTGGTCGATCCGGAAAGTCAGGGTATCTGAATGGGCTATTGCCGTTGCCGAACGGGGCTCAGCATCTAACAGCGCCAGTTCGCCGAAAAAGCCTCCCTTCGTGAATTTTGCCAACTGTTCGGACCCATCAAAAATTCCGACTTCACCATCATAAATAATGAACAGGCTGGTACCCGTTTCACCCTTGGCAAAAATTTCCTGCCCCTCATGAAACGTTACCTCATTCATGATCTGCGCTACACTGCTTAGTACATTTTCGGGGGTATCGGCAAAAAGAGCTGTTCGTTTAAGCGCAATTACGCGATCCACTGCCGAAACCTGGGCGGTTTGAGAATGTTTGATGCTCATATAGTCGTATCCATTCAGCGAAGCGACCAGCTTTTGCTGGCTAACGGCTTCATTAGCGGCTAGTTGTTGAAGTGCATTGAGTGCACTTTCATGAATCAGTAAATTAGCTGAGTTCAGATGCGGGTAGATGTAAGTCAGTATGCCTTCACTGGCCTTGATCTGATTCAGGGCTACACTGATTGTCCAGTCAGAAAAATAAGCTTCACCCTGGCGGATAATATAAACCTCTATCGGTTCTGAATCGGGAACAGGCGCCAGAAGTTTAGCTAACAATCGTAGTTTTTCGTCAACGGGCAGATCATCGACCAGCGTCTGCAAACTGCGGTAGACCGGTTGAGGAATCAGATTGTCAAGCATTTCGAGTGCATTGGCTTTGCGGTCGCGGGTAGCGTTGGCGACACCCCGCTGGGCATCGGCAATTGGCTGCGGATCGTAAAGTTGCATCAGCAAACCAAAAACGCGCTGTTGCAGCAATGTTAATTCATACTCAAGACACGTAGCCAGATAAACGTTCGGTTCACCGGCAAGACTTCTAAATAAGCGCTGCGCCAATTGCCATTCCTCATCCAGAATAGCCTGAAACCTTGCCGAATCAGCTGTCAGCGGATCAAAATTTCGCAGGGCTTTTAGTGCAGCAGCCCGCCAGAACAGATTGGGCAATTCGGCTAATTCGACCAATAGCTCCCGGCTTTCGGGCGCATCAATGTGACCACATACGCGGGCTATACGTTGAATCAGTATCCGGTTTGCCTGAGGCTGCACCGCCATCCGCAGATAGGGAACGACGGCTTCTCCTCCACTGATCAGGCTCTCCATTGCTGCCCGCCAAAGTAAAGGCCTCGTCAGTAAACCAATAACCGTGGGTGTCAATCTATTTCCAATCAAACTCCCGGCTACCTGTATACCAGCCTGTTGCAACGCTACGTCCTGACTAGTCAATGCCTCATCAACCATGAGGTGTTGTTGACTTTGCGTAAAAAACGCATGGAGTGTCAGAACGGCTTTTCGGTGTGATATATCATCGGATTTGAGCAGGTCGGATAGATGCTGACGAGCAGTCTGATCATCAGGATTGGCTTTTAATCGGCCCTGAATGGCTCCTATTCTAGTTGACAGATCGGTTTGTTGCCAGAGGTCGGTCAGGTGCTGACTGCCAGCATCGGGATGTTGCGCTAGCCAGTGAGCAGCCGATTGGCGCAGAAGTGGTTCGGTATCTGTCGTCGCAAGAGCGAATAACAAAGTAGGGTCCGTTTGAATCTGTAGCGAACTTAATGTCCTGACCCGTATCGACCCGTCGGGATGTTGCAGTAACGCTGCCGACTGCGCCACTAATGTAGCCGGTTCATGCTGTTGTAGCCAGTCAATAGCATTCAGCACATCGGTAGAATCATCACTTTGCAGATTGCTGATAATGGCTTTGCGAGCGGCTACGGGCATCAGCAGATCATCGTTACCCAGAAAACGGCGCTCCAATGCATTTTTTAGAGTATCAAGATAGTGGCGATACGTCCGATTCAAAAAAAACAGGGCAAGCCCCATAAACAGCGCCATCCATACAAAAGGAATCCAGTACGGAAGCTGCGGAAAGTAATGCAGGCTATACAACAATACGCCAGCCAATGCCATTCCGAGCGGCTCGTAAAAGCCTTTAACCAATGTATGCCCTTTTAGCCGGGTATGTGGTGTAAGGGGTTGAAACAGAACCAGAAAAATCGGATCGAATACGGCCCGGCGAAGCACTTCCAGAAGCAAATACAAGCCACAAAAATAGACCAGCAGACCCGTTTCGCTTACATTCGATTCCAGTAGAATACCAAACAGCGCTATGCCAACTAAGGCGACAATGGGCAGCATCGCCAGCGACCAGCGAATGCCAATCCGCTCGAACGTTTTCCAGGACAGTACCAACTTAAACGCTAAGGCCGATAGGTACGTCAGGATAAGTACGAAGCCGATAAACTGCATCAGATCGACCTGGTGGTGAAATTTTTGTTTGACGTTGACAAAGAAAAAATACTCGACACTCGTTACCACGCAGGCAATCGCGGCCAGGCTCAGGCACATGGTAAAGACAAGTTCGCTCCCGCCAAACAACTGGCTGATGAGTGGTGGCGTCGGGCGTCGATGGATTCGGGTTTGGGCTGGCGTTACATCAACGACATGCGACTTAATCGTAAGCCTTAGTACATACATGGCCGCGCCAAAGGCCACAAATGCGGTAAGCAGCAATAAAACCAGATCGGCATGAGCGTGTACCACGACCGACAGCAAAGCGCCAAGTGCTTTGGCGGGCATGTCTCCCGAACTGATAATGCTGAATAATCGCTTGCCCTGTCGCACATCGAACACAACCGCCGAAACACCCCAGAATTCCAGATTTGTCAATAGATAAATCATCCGGTAACCAACCATAATTGCCACGGCTGATGCTACGGAATGGCCAAAAAGCACAAACAAACCCAGAATAAAGGTCAGAACAGAAACAGCCAGCAGCACCCGGAAAGCGAGTCGTTTTAATAACAGATGATGCTCGAAGTACGTATAAATCCGACCGATAGCCATCATGGCCAGGGCAGCACTTACATACGCAATCGGCAAGCTGGTTTGAGGATGATTTTCGAGCAGAATCACATTGGCCGCCACATACACTAGGATGGTGCCAATGCCTAAAAAGAAATTATGCAGAAAAAAGAGCCAGACTGTTGCCGCTTCCGTTGAGCGAACACCAATGAACCGATACCAGACCTGAGCAGATGTCATTATGCGAAGAAACGAAAGTAGCTCAATGTTTACATTCTGCCGTAAAATCAGCGAATGGACTGTAAAATAACACAAAGTTGCCGGTATCTGGTCAAAAGAATTGAACAACAGACACGATTCCGGCCAATGTATTTGGTCGCCAAAGAGTTAGATGTGCAGCCGATTCGTTGGCCTAAGACCTTTCGCTGTCAGGCGTGCCACGGTTATCAGGAGCATCATCAGCAACCGTGGCACGCCTGACAGCGAAAGACCTAAACCTGTAAAATCCGACGAATCAAGCTGGTTTCTCTGATCAATCAGGCAATGGGTCTACCCATTTATCAGGCCTGATTTCTTACCTGGCTGTTGTAAATCCGCAGCAGGGGTCTTCTCTCCAGGGAAAGCGTAGATAAATGGTGGTAAAGTTTTCTTTGGTATAGGTGATTTATTGTTAAGGAGCTAGTGGATTAAAGTGATCAACGCGTGTCAGCGATCCAAAAAGCGATCGTTTTTCGGTCTGACTGCCATTATTAAAGATTCGGAAGCTATCCCAGCTTACATAAGCGGTGTTGCTCTCAATCTCCAGATAGCCGGGTGTTTTGACCGCGTCGAGTTGAGGTAAATAGACCACAGAGAGGGTTACACTTGGCTGACTTTTGGGGTAAAATGTCCAGGTGAGCCGCATAGAAATGTCAGGCCGGGGTTTCGTTAATGAAGGATAAGGCTGCTTCGGCTGAAGACAGGTCATAATTATCCCAGACAGTATACAGCCA comes from Spirosoma aureum and encodes:
- a CDS encoding cyclic nucleotide-binding domain-containing protein → MTSAQVWYRFIGVRSTEAATVWLFFLHNFFLGIGTILVYVAANVILLENHPQTSLPIAYVSAALAMMAIGRIYTYFEHHLLLKRLAFRVLLAVSVLTFILGLFVLFGHSVASAVAIMVGYRMIYLLTNLEFWGVSAVVFDVRQGKRLFSIISSGDMPAKALGALLSVVVHAHADLVLLLLTAFVAFGAAMYVLRLTIKSHVVDVTPAQTRIHRRPTPPLISQLFGGSELVFTMCLSLAAIACVVTSVEYFFFVNVKQKFHHQVDLMQFIGFVLILTYLSALAFKLVLSWKTFERIGIRWSLAMLPIVALVGIALFGILLESNVSETGLLVYFCGLYLLLEVLRRAVFDPIFLVLFQPLTPHTRLKGHTLVKGFYEPLGMALAGVLLYSLHYFPQLPYWIPFVWMALFMGLALFFLNRTYRHYLDTLKNALERRFLGNDDLLMPVAARKAIISNLQSDDSTDVLNAIDWLQQHEPATLVAQSAALLQHPDGSIRVRTLSSLQIQTDPTLLFALATTDTEPLLRQSAAHWLAQHPDAGSQHLTDLWQQTDLSTRIGAIQGRLKANPDDQTARQHLSDLLKSDDISHRKAVLTLHAFFTQSQQHLMVDEALTSQDVALQQAGIQVAGSLIGNRLTPTVIGLLTRPLLWRAAMESLISGGEAVVPYLRMAVQPQANRILIQRIARVCGHIDAPESRELLVELAELPNLFWRAAALKALRNFDPLTADSARFQAILDEEWQLAQRLFRSLAGEPNVYLATCLEYELTLLQQRVFGLLMQLYDPQPIADAQRGVANATRDRKANALEMLDNLIPQPVYRSLQTLVDDLPVDEKLRLLAKLLAPVPDSEPIEVYIIRQGEAYFSDWTISVALNQIKASEGILTYIYPHLNSANLLIHESALNALQQLAANEAVSQQKLVASLNGYDYMSIKHSQTAQVSAVDRVIALKRTALFADTPENVLSSVAQIMNEVTFHEGQEIFAKGETGTSLFIIYDGEVGIFDGSEQLAKFTKGGFFGELALLDAEPRSATAIAHSDTLTFRIDHDDFYDLMEERGEVLQNIIRALCQRLRRQNELLRDLSASA
- a CDS encoding ATP-binding protein encodes the protein MDGSIVISIVIAFLVVRWFRRFMNTATYLPQWDNVLKQSWLVFIVFIVIGQLFSIKDSHLNDWYLFITFSGVVVALFMMRSYRPARTLLLAVIPFMFCFLVSTLLESIVPSFAKQYGDLLDSSKVFASIWLFTFVIIARNQKKTIEADRLKQEAEAERTRMIEAQNADLEQLVQARTAELMGQKEELQQALVHLQAAQNQLIQSEKMASLGELTAGIAHEIQNPLNFVNNFAEVSVELVDELKEELAKPEIDKDYILDLADNLTLSQQKINHHGRRADAIVKAMLQHSRSSTDERQLIDINALCDEFLRLSYHGLRAKDKEFNAELVTQFDPKADKIMAAGQEMGRVLLNLFNNAFYSVSEKKKRKIGPADYMPLVQVGTKRLSDQIEIRVRDNGLGIPQEVLDKIYQPFFTTKPTGEGTGLGLSLSYDIITKGHNGTLKVNTSENEFAEFVITLPASDGISVS
- a CDS encoding glycoside hydrolase family 43 protein, which codes for MKFTLAIAILLLMTLRCSAQSGRAPGSGATYRNPVIAGDFADPSVIRVGDTYYAAGTSSEWGPAYPIYTSKDLVNWDYVGPVFKTLPDWTMGSFWAPELFYRNGSFYCYYTARRKSDKRSYIGVASTRDLRKGFTDHGLLIEWTTEAIDAFVLEDGAKLYITWKAYGLDKGKDIEILGAELAPDGLNVTGKAFTLLKADRNTWEAGGAEGQAIVKRGRYYYMTYSGNACCGAQCNYQVGFARAETLQGPWQKYAGNPVLVSNDSWKCPGHGTVVTTPDNRYFYLHHAYNGVDFTNTGRQGVLSELVWDEKTLWPSFLNGTATPTEAKSPTGALQKKNTDLAIDFGKNTADIAWVWDVSRPKPVFTIGDGQLQLANSTPGTSGSFLGLVLKKGTYTFSAGINPQADLLQSICLYGDASNALGLGVRKGSLELWQIKEGVRSVLKTQPIPENTSAVQLQVRSRSGSSYEFGWAAKGGPMNQLPIDNQPNGSFLPRWDRAPRIGISVSGEQKGSSRIQSLAMQYN
- a CDS encoding adenylate/guanylate cyclase domain-containing protein encodes the protein MSTKILVVDDETDLELLIKQKFRRKIRENAYEFIFASNGQEALTKLAEHPDVEIVLSDLNMPIMDGLTLLTKLPALNAILKAVVVSAYGDMNNIRTAMNRGAFDFVMKPVDFSDLEITIEKTISYVAQVRETLRAIQENNILKMYVDETVINFMARPEFENSLLVSEIVEATVVFFDICGFTAISEKLPPDQVVNLLNTYFDQIVKGVIAQGGYVDKFMGDAVMAVFRGTHHLDRAIDAALAVRQQIQTNQAQLSEGIQFQPSVSTGINTGEMVSGNIGSASLRRLDYTVIGDTVNLAQRLQSVAKPNQILINESTYQRIKESFQCEKVGEVNLKNKANPVTIYEVLA
- a CDS encoding HD domain-containing protein; the encoded protein is MNYQAAEHYILHQLRTNLSPTLYYHGVHHTLDVVQAARRLAEAERIDDEESVELLHTAACFHDAGFLTTYQGHEEKGGLIAREVLPRYNYLPQQIEIICGMIMATRIPQTPLTQLERIICDADLDYLGRDDFEPIADSLFQELQARNMVTSKPAWNRIQVQFLEKHHYWTTTAIAWRQATKQQWLDKLRTIVESETNLAN
- a CDS encoding response regulator, with translation MKILVVDDETDIQPLFEQRFRREIRSGTMTFTFANSGESALAYLAQKGTEAVLILSDINMPGMSGLELLRRIRKSPVVPSPIVMMITAYGDQQNHDQAIRDGADDFLTKPIDFAELKNKLSQLNPL